DNA from Tripterygium wilfordii isolate XIE 37 chromosome 15, ASM1340144v1, whole genome shotgun sequence:
CTGTCTCTGTTGAGGAAGAGGTATGATCATGTTATGAGCATGATTAGGAACTCACAACTTTGTGGGCAGGCAATGATTGCTTATTTGCAACAGAAAGGATTTCCTGAAGTAGCTCTCCATTTTGTTAAGGATGAAAAAACTCGGTTCAATTTGGCACTGGAGAGTGGAAACATTCAAATTGCCGTCGCATCAGCTAAGGAGATTGATGAGAAAGATCACTGGTATAAATTGGGGGTGGAAGCACTTCGCCAAGGCAATGCAGGTATTGTGGAGTATGCCTATCAGAGGACAAAGAATTTTGAGAGATTGTCTTTTCTTTATCTCATAACTGGTAATATGGAAAAGTTGTCAAAGATGCTGAAAATTGCAGAAGTGAAGAATGATGTCATGGGTCAGTTTCATAATGCCCTATATCTGGGTGATGTCCAGGAACGTGTCAAGATCTTAGAGAATGTGGGCCACTTACCTCTTGCTTATATCACAGCTAAAACCCATGGGCTGCAAGATGCAGCTGAGCGATTAGCTGCTGAGTTGGGAGATAATATTCCGTCTCTACCAGAGGGTAAGGAACCCTCCCTTTTGATGCCCCCGACTCCAATCATGTGTGCTGGTGATTGGCCTCTTCTGAGAGTCATGAAAGGCATCTTTGAAGGTGGGCTGGATAATGTTGGTACGGGTGCTGCAGAGGAGGAAGAGGATGCTGATGGTGCTTGGGGTGAGGACCTGGATATGGTAGATGCTGATGGCCTAGAAAATGGGGATGTTACAGCAGTTTTGGAGGATGGGGAAGGCGCTGAAGACAATGAAGAAGAGGGAGGGTGGGAACTTGAAGATTTGGAACTTCCCCCCGAGGCAGACACGCCTAGGGCTTCCGTCAATGCTCGTTCTTCTGTGTTTGTGGCACCGACTCCTGGCATGCCCGTTAGCCAGATTTGGATCCAGAGATCATCACTCGCTGCTGAACATGCTGCAGCAGGCAATTTTGATACCGCAATGCGTTTGCTGAGCAGGCAACTTGGAATAAGAAACTTTGCTCCATTGAAATCTATGTTTCTTGATCTTCATGCTGGCAGCCATTCCTATGTACGCGCTTTTTCATTAGCTCCTGTTGTATCACTCGCAGTTGAACGGGGACGGAATGAGTCAGCTAACCCTAATGTGAGGGGCCCACCAGCACTTGTGTTCAATTTCTCTCAGCTGGAAGAGAAACTTAAGATGGGCTATAAGGCAACTACTTCTGGGAAATTCACTGAGGCTCTTCGTGTCTTCATTAGCATTCTTCATACCATTCCTCTGATTGTTGTTGAGTCAAGGAGGGAAGTTGATGAAGTCAAGGAGCTGATTATTATTGTCAAAGAATATGTTTTGGGTTTGAAAATGGAACTAAAGAGGAGGGAATTAAAAGATGATCCAGTACGTCAGCAGGAACTTGCTGCCTATTTCACCCATTGCAATCTGCAAATGCCTCACTTACGCCTTGCTTTGCTAAATGCAATGACTGTGTGCTACAAGGCAAAGAACCTTGCTACTGCTGCTAATTTTGCCCAGCGGCTAATAGAGACGAACCCCCAAAATGAGACTCAAGCTAGGACAGCAAGGCAAGTGCTGCAGGCTGCTGAGAGGAACATGAATGATGCATCGGAGCTCAATTACGATTTTAGAAACCCATTTGTCACCTGTGGAGCAACTTATTTGCCAATTTACCGGGGACAGAAGGATGTTTCCTGCCCTTATTGTAGTTCCCGGTTTGTGCTAAGCCAGGAAGGGCAGCTCTGCTCTGTTTGCGATCTTTCAGTGGTTGGAGCAGATGCTTCTGGATTGCTCTGTTCTCCTTCCCAGATACGATGATCAAGCTCTTTAACCGGGAAATTTTGATAAGATTTTAGATCTCCCTTTTGGCGGGAAGAGCAGTCACGTTGCAGGATAAAGGTAAGATACTGAAGAagaattgattttctttttgaattgtTTGTGCTCTCCTTTAAATGACTtctttttgttattctttgtcAGTA
Protein-coding regions in this window:
- the LOC120015905 gene encoding coatomer subunit alpha-1, with product MLTKFETKSNRVKGLSFHNKRPWILASLHSGVIQLWDYRMGTLIDRFDEHDGPVRGVHFHKSQPLFVSGGDDYKIKVWNYKMHRCLFTLLGHLDYIRTVQFHHEYPWIVSASDDQTIRIWNWQSRTCISVLTGHNHYVMCASFHPKEDLLVSASLDQTVRVWDIGALRKKTVSPADDILRLSQMNTDLFGSVDAVVKYVLEGHDRGVNWAAFHPTLPLIVSGADDRQVKLWRMNDTKAWEVDTLRGHMNNVSCVMFHAKQDIIVSNSEDRSIRVWDVTKRTGVQTFRREHDRFWILSCHPEMNLLAAGHDSGMIVFKLERERPAFAVSGDSLFYAKDRFLRFFEFSTQRDTQVIPIRRPGSTSLNQSPRTLSYSPTENAVLLCSDVDGGSYELYVIPRDNIGRGDNMQEAKRGIGGSAVFIARNRFAVLEKIGNKVIVKNLKNEAVKNVELKFPADAIFYAGTGNVLCRAEDRVHIFDLQQRAVLGELQTPFIKYVVWSNDMECVALLSKHAIVIAGKKLVHQCTLHETIRVKSGAWDDNGVFIYTTLNHVKYCLPNGDSGIIRTLDVPIYITKVSGNTLFCLDRDGKNRSIVIDATEYMFKLSLLRKRYDHVMSMIRNSQLCGQAMIAYLQQKGFPEVALHFVKDEKTRFNLALESGNIQIAVASAKEIDEKDHWYKLGVEALRQGNAGIVEYAYQRTKNFERLSFLYLITGNMEKLSKMLKIAEVKNDVMGQFHNALYLGDVQERVKILENVGHLPLAYITAKTHGLQDAAERLAAELGDNIPSLPEGKEPSLLMPPTPIMCAGDWPLLRVMKGIFEGGLDNVGTGAAEEEEDADGAWGEDLDMVDADGLENGDVTAVLEDGEGAEDNEEEGGWELEDLELPPEADTPRASVNARSSVFVAPTPGMPVSQIWIQRSSLAAEHAAAGNFDTAMRLLSRQLGIRNFAPLKSMFLDLHAGSHSYVRAFSLAPVVSLAVERGRNESANPNVRGPPALVFNFSQLEEKLKMGYKATTSGKFTEALRVFISILHTIPLIVVESRREVDEVKELIIIVKEYVLGLKMELKRRELKDDPVRQQELAAYFTHCNLQMPHLRLALLNAMTVCYKAKNLATAANFAQRLIETNPQNETQARTARQVLQAAERNMNDASELNYDFRNPFVTCGATYLPIYRGQKDVSCPYCSSRFVLSQEGQLCSVCDLSVVGADASGLLCSPSQIR